The window AGCGCCTGGTTGATGGAGCTGCCCAGCGCCAGCGCGGCGGACAGCCGCTTGTCGGGCGTGGAGTTCGGGTCCACCAGCGTGCGGGCCGCGCCGCGCGCGCTGTCGGTGCGGAAGACGTTGACGAACTCGCGCTCGGTCAGCTTCAGCGCGTCCTTGATTTCGACGGCCTCCTTGGCCTCCTTCGGCGACTTGCCCTCCTTGAGCTGCGAGGCGAAGAGCGGGTCCTTCATCGTCTTCTTCATCGCCTCGTCGGTGCGGGTATCCCCCGCCGCCGAGATGATGCGGCCCAGCGCGTCCTTGTCCTGCACGCCCTTGAAGTCGACGTCGTTGGCGCGCGGGCCCTCGCCCGACTTCGCCTGGCCCTCGAGCCGGTCGCCCAGGCTGATGAGGTCCTGGGGGTTCTTGATGCCGAGCTGCTCCAGCGTGGCCTTGTTCTCGGGCTTGCTGTTGAGGATTTCGAACTGCTGCTCCGCGTTGATGCGCTGCTGCGTCTCGGCGGCAGAGGGCGCCTGGGTGCCGAGGAGCTTCTCCAGGTCGGCCTTGCGGCGCGTGCCCTCGAAGGCGGACGCCAGCTCGTTCTTCTTGGGCTCGGTGGCCTTGATGTCCTTCTCGGTGAAGGGCTGGGCGACCTTCTCCCGCTTGGCGATTTCGTTCGCCTTGGTCATCTCCGTCGCCGCCTTCTTGGCGGAGATGGCGACGTTCTCCTCGGCCTTCTGGAGCGCCAGCGCCTTCTGCTCGGCGGCCTTGGCGGCGTCGGCGGCCTTCTTCTCGGCGACCTTGGAGGCGTCGCCCGCCTTCTTCTGCTCCTCGGGGGACTTCGTCTTGTCGGCGGCCTGCTTCTTCGCGTCCTCGGCGGCCTTCTTGGCCGCGGCGGCGGCCTTCGCGGCCTCGGCGGCGGCCTTGGCGGCGGCTTCCGCGGCCTTGCGAGCAGCTTCCGCGGCACGGCGGGCTTCCTCAGCACGGCGGCGCGCCGCTTCGGCTGCTGCTGCCGCCGCCGCCGCGTCATTGCCCGAGGTGCTGGTAGAGCTGCTTCCGCTGACGCCACTCGCTGGTGCGACCATGTCTGAACCCTCAGAGGGGACGAATTCTCAGATCCCAATCATCGACCGGATTTCCCGGAAGTTTCCTGGGCCCTCCCTTTCTTGGAATACGCACAGTCCCCCACCTCCCTGAGAGGAAGAAGGACCCATGCAGCGAGTGAAAGCCGGGTGGGTCAAATGGACCCCTGCAGCCAGGCGAGCGGGCGGCGCGAGCGGCTCCGGATGACCTAGCCTTGGGGTATGTGCCGGAACATCAAGCCCCTGTTCAACTTCGCGCCCCCCGCCACCGATGAGGACATCCGGGCGGCGGCGCTCCAGTTCGTCCGGAAGATTGCGGGGACCCGCAAGCCGTCGAAGCAGAACGCCGATGCCTTCGAGGTCGCCGTCGAGGAGATCTTCCAGAGCTCGAAGCGGATGCTCGAGGGCCTGGTGGCGACGACGCCTCCCCGCGACAGGGCCCGCTTCGAGGAGCTGAAGCGGCTGCGCTACAAGAAAGCCGAGCAGCGCTGAAACCCGGGCGGCGTAGGCTGCGGCATGCGCCTCCCCACGCGTCTCCTCGTCGGCTTCGTCGCCTTGCAGCACTTCGGCTTCCTGGTGCTCGAGGCCTTCTTCTGGACTTCGGAGTTCGGCCGCAAGACGTTCGCCACGACGCCGGAGTTCGCCGAGGCCTCGAAGGTGCTCGCCGCCAACCAGGGCCTCTACAACGGCTTCCTCGCAGCGGCGTTGGTGATGGGGTTGCTCGCGAAGGACAAGCACGTGGCCCGTGCGACGCTGACATTCACCCTGGCGTGCGTCGTCGTGGCTGGCATCGTTGGCGGCATCACCGCCAAGCCTTCCATCCTGTTGGTGCAGGGGCTGCCGGCGTTGATGGCCCTGGTGCTCGTGCGTCGTGACCGGACCGCTTGAGCCACCCTGGCATGGGTGGACTCAGTCCTCCCGCCCCATTGAACGCGCCGCTCCCTCCACGGGCGCCTCGGCGGCCTGCGTGGGGCCCCGCCAGAAGCGGATGAAGGCGGTGAGGTAGCCCGGCCGCTCGCGCGTCGGGTCGTCATGGCGCGGCAGGTACAGCCACGGCACGCGCGGGTGCTGGTGGTGCGCCAGGTGCCAGTTGAAGTGGAGCAGCAGCGACTCGTACAGCGGATGCGCCCGCAGGTTGTGCGCGCCGTCCAGCACGTGCCGCGGACTGTGCGCGTGCGTGACGTACTGCTGCGCGGACCAGTTGAGCCCGTAGAGCGCGTACACGAGCAGGTAGCGTCCGGGGGACAGGTCCAGCGCGAGCACCAGCCCCATGTGCAGCAGCAGGATGGCGGCGCACTCGGCGCGGATGCGGCTCATGAAGGCTTCCGGAATGCCCTCCACCATGGCCACGGCGGAGGGGTCCTTCACCAGCTGGCCTCGCAGCGCGCCCGGCGCCACCAGCACCACCGCCATGGCCAGGGGCACCAGCAGCCAGAAGCCTCCCAGGTAGAGCGCGTAGAAGATGATGCGCTTGCGGCGCACGTCGTCGCCCGGCTGGTACTGGTCGAACAGCTCCGCGTCGCTCCGGTTGCGGCGGTGGTGCCCCAGGTGGCACGCGCGCAGGAAGGTGAAGGGCCCGGGGAAGAAGGCCGCCAGCAGCACGCCGAAGCCCTCGTTCACCGCCGCGTTCGCATGGAAGACGCGGTGCTCGGCCTCGTGCAGCAGCGAGTACAGCGGCAGGAAGAGGAAGGAGAAGGCCACGCCCGCGCCCAGCACTCCGAGCCACCCGTCCGCGCGCGAGGCGCACCACTGGAGCGCGAGGCCGCCGGAGACGATGCCGAGCGCCAGCGCCACGTTGAGCCGCCCTGGCGGCGCGGGGATGTCCACGGCCGTGCCGCTCACGGCGTCACCGGCTGTCCGGACACGGGCGCCGCCACGGGCCACCGTCGGAAGAACGCCGCATGCGCCGCGAGCGCCACCGCCACGCCGCCCGCCACATCCACCACGAAGTGCTGCTTCACGGTGAGCGTGGACAGGGAGATGAGCGCGGCCCAGGCCATCCACAGCCACCCACCGCGCCGGTGCCGCAGCCGCAGCGCGCCCAGCACGGTGACGGCGACGTGGAGGCTGGGGAACGTGTTGCCGGGCAGGTCCTGGGACCACATCACCCGGAACTGCTCGCGCCAGTACGGCGACGCAATCGACTCCACCGGCGGGCGGGGGAAGTGCGACGTGAAGAGGAAGAAGCCCAGGTAGCACAGCGCGTTCACCGCCAGCACCGCGCCCAGCATCCGCACGTACTCGTCCGCCTCCAGCGCCCAGGCCGCCACCAGCGGGAAGACGAAGAAGGACGTGTAGACGACGTACGTCCACGGCAGGAAGGGAATGGCCGCGTCCACCGGCAGCGACAGGTCGAAGCGCGGCGGCAGGTTCGCGTTGAGCCACCAGTAGCACTGGA of the Pyxidicoccus xibeiensis genome contains:
- a CDS encoding fatty acid desaturase family protein, which gives rise to MSGTAVDIPAPPGRLNVALALGIVSGGLALQWCASRADGWLGVLGAGVAFSFLFLPLYSLLHEAEHRVFHANAAVNEGFGVLLAAFFPGPFTFLRACHLGHHRRNRSDAELFDQYQPGDDVRRKRIIFYALYLGGFWLLVPLAMAVVLVAPGALRGQLVKDPSAVAMVEGIPEAFMSRIRAECAAILLLHMGLVLALDLSPGRYLLVYALYGLNWSAQQYVTHAHSPRHVLDGAHNLRAHPLYESLLLHFNWHLAHHQHPRVPWLYLPRHDDPTRERPGYLTAFIRFWRGPTQAAEAPVEGAARSMGRED
- a CDS encoding phosphatase PAP2 family protein yields the protein MLNSRAMLELLLRLNRRFAGRLATTVGVLVGTFQCYWWLNANLPPRFDLSLPVDAAIPFLPWTYVVYTSFFVFPLVAAWALEADEYVRMLGAVLAVNALCYLGFFLFTSHFPRPPVESIASPYWREQFRVMWSQDLPGNTFPSLHVAVTVLGALRLRHRRGGWLWMAWAALISLSTLTVKQHFVVDVAGGVAVALAAHAAFFRRWPVAAPVSGQPVTP
- a CDS encoding DUF2277 domain-containing protein; this encodes MCRNIKPLFNFAPPATDEDIRAAALQFVRKIAGTRKPSKQNADAFEVAVEEIFQSSKRMLEGLVATTPPRDRARFEELKRLRYKKAEQR
- a CDS encoding DUF1304 domain-containing protein, producing MRLPTRLLVGFVALQHFGFLVLEAFFWTSEFGRKTFATTPEFAEASKVLAANQGLYNGFLAAALVMGLLAKDKHVARATLTFTLACVVVAGIVGGITAKPSILLVQGLPALMALVLVRRDRTA